The following nucleotide sequence is from Aquarana catesbeiana isolate 2022-GZ linkage group LG08, ASM4218655v1, whole genome shotgun sequence.
CAGATATAATACTACAGGTTTAGCCTTTCGTAGGTTGGTCCCTATTTTACAAGCAGACCTAAAGCCTAAATCTTAACATAAAGCTCTTATAGCAGTCTATCTGGAATGGAAAAGAATCCATCAAAGCCCTCCTGCAGTGATGTTATTGGTGAGTCAGTGTCCAGTTataagccaggttgggaggagcccTAGTGCAGTTGGGGCATGGGGGCTAAACACCCCACACCAGCACAGATGTAACCAGCACGTGAAGGACCTGTACAAGGAGGCCGGGGGAAGAGTAGATCTGCACCCTAGAGAGCCGACTGTAGACTTTCTGACCCTTGTGGAGTTGGGTGCTAGGGCAGATTGGAAAGAAAAGGAGTTCCCTGAGTGAGGCTATTCCCCTGGAAGGTCCCAGGAGATGTGTACCTATCTAGGAGGTGTCTACAGAGAGCCCAGTCCTGTGAATACTAATGACCCTGGTTAGAAGGAAAGActcagaaaaaagagggggaatatCTGTTGCCATACATCCGTGTAGTCCCTAGAATCAGTGTAAGAGTGGCatcctcagcctggactccagacaggccacgcccccaacacattttGCTCCGCCCCTCTGAGCTTATTAATGACTAAGCTCCGAGTGGTAGAGCAAAACGCGTTGGTTGCGTTGCAACAAATTCTAAGCAACCACGAAAACCCTTTTACCAGTTGACACGGGAGAGGTATAGTCCGAAGTGGAGCCACAGAAAACATCtgttcactagacatgtgcactgccgaaaaatgtgttgattttcgtttcattcattttgggggggggttcattttttgggtcattcgttatgatcaaaatttgtattttcgaaaatttgtaaattcgaaattcgtaaattcaaaattcatGAATTcggaaaaatccgaaaataaggaagaaaatccgaaaattcgaaataataactaataaattataggtattggaattccctttcaaatttggctgttagcgaacctaacgaatacaaatttatccgaagttatgaattatctgaaataacgaatgccgcatctatatgtataaatgatgataataataataataataataataataaaaagtttttaattcgTTCTGTTCCATTCGTTTTAGATGttccattcgttattttggataattcataacttcggataaattcgtatttgttaggttcactaacatccaaatttgaaaggaaattccaatacctagaatttaatagttaagttattgtaaaggaaatttgtaagttctgtatatactgtaattgtattctattttgtatgtattgcacacggccctcactgtgcactaataatgttttcagtacatgtttgcattctttcaagtcctgattagaattagcctgcctatgttacgccccttgttaccataaacgtacaattgtaatattaatgtgatacctacgtaatcatgtgtataaaaaccttcaattgcatcataataaagcagaacaattatttggaaagatgcgtaTGTGTATCTTTTgtatctgttccctactgcagtagttattaatttggaaccactaatcaatggataggaggataggagttgcctatttaTAAATTTCCAGGTCAGTCATTATTAGTTGTTATTTCAGATTTATGGATTATCATtcctattttcagattttcacatttctggattttcgaatttccaaatttctggattttcgagtttttgaattttcgaatttctggattttggaatttacgaatttttcgGATTTAAGGATTTCGAATTTCCAGAttatcgaatttacaaattttagaattaacaagtttttgaattttcgaatattctaatttacgaattttagacTTTCCAGATTTTCGAATCTACTGTTCGAATCTTAGAAttaacaaattttttaatttttgtattttctaacttttgtattttctcatttttgtattttctaatttttgtgttttctaatttttgtattttctaatttttgaatttccgaattttcgaatctaCGAatgttcggaaaaatttgttaattctgaaatttaccgtatatactggagtataagccgacccgaatataagccgaggcacctaattttaccaaaaaactgggaaaacttattgactcgagtataagcctagggtgagaaatgcgcagctactgtaagtggaaaagagggtcaacaatgcccatttgcagcctcactgtgcccatttgcagcctcactgtgcccatttgcagccatagctcccccgaacttcaaactctgtagtaaagggttcctagatgcccccctagctgcagtcaaaatttggggtctctggacccgaagggtcccgaaatgacattgctgcagatggacacagttgaccgaactTGGgtccccatatctcagggccacttggtgctaggaaccccaaatttggtgtgcaaacccagtgaaactagcactacaacatatccaaagctggggttcctagcaccaagtggcccagatatacggggccccaaaatctgttcggaaaatgtcaagcacttttctgcagcagagaatgacattttccgaactgactttaggaccccgtatctcggggccacttggagcaCCAAGTGGCTCCTgggaccaagtggccccgagatacggggccccaaagttgttttggaaaatgtcattctctgctgcagaaaagtgcttgactcgagtataagccgaggggggcattttcagcacaaaaaaatgtgttgaaaaactcggcttatactcgagtatatacggtaagaaatttgtcaaaattcgttaaaaaaacgaatttggaaggaaaggaattgcacatgtctactgttcaCTTGAATCTACCTGATCCCGATTAAATCTCGGTTTAGGTGATCTATCGataaaatttttcttattttttatatcaAGAAACTCTCAAATAATCGTCTCGCTTTATTTCCAGATTGCAAAATTGAAACCACGGGAGATTttggtggacttcacagtgtggatggaCAATGGGATATTTCTGACCCTGAGGAGTTTCGTACCGTGAGAGTCGGCGAGGAATTTCAGGAGGAGACGACATTTTCCTATCCTGAATGTGCGGAAAGTTTTGTCTTTGAACCAAGTCTCTACGCAAATCCGAGTTCTCACACGGCGGAGAAGCCGCACGCCTGCCCCgactgcgggaaatgttttaccacGAGATCGCTAGTGGtcagacatcaaagatctcacacgggggagaagccgtattcctgctctcAGTGCGGAAAATGTTATTCACAGTCGTCAAAACTTATCAGACATCGGAGATCCCACACGGGGGAGAGGCCGTTttcctgccccgagtgcgggaaatgttttgtcaCGAAATCGGAACTCGGCACACATCAAAGatcccacacgggggagaagccgttttcctgcctTGAGTGCGGCAAATGTTTTGCACAAAAATCCAAACTTTCCAGGCATCAAAGATGTCACTCGGGGGAGAAGCCGTTCtcctgccccgagtgcgggaaatcttaCGCAATGAGATACGACCTGGTCGTCCATCTAAGATCTCACTCGGAGGTGAGGCAGTATTCCtgctccgagtgcgggaaatgttttaaagAGAAGGCCCACCTCTACACtcatcagaaaattcacacgggggagaagccgttctcctgccctgagtgcgggaaacggTTTACAGAGCTGTATCAGCTTAAGATCCATAAGAaaactcacacgggagagaagccatacTCCTGTTCTGAGTGCAGAAAAGGTTTTTCCCAGAAGGCCCATCTTTTCAGACACCTGAGcatgcacacgggggagaagccgttcccctgctctgagtgcgggaagtgtttcgtCAGCAAATCACACCTGGACAGGCACCAAAGGACTCACACGGGGGAGAGGCcatattcctgtcccgagtgcgggaaaagttttgcgCAGAAGTGCCATCTTACCAAGCA
It contains:
- the LOC141104681 gene encoding uncharacterized protein isoform X3; translation: MEEWEYLEGHKDLYKDVMMDNQLPLTSPDGSSNGNLPERCPRPLYSRDPAQHDQNENFEDFNIIIKEEFKEEDDEYGVMEFSEGHTDLNREVRKEPTKRRLPSRYSRDSTQEGHTIPHHHHQGEDLIKIKVEDEEEETYVRDDQHYTKKAGEISTDCKIETTGDFGGLHSVDGQWDISDPEEFRTVRVGEEFQEETTFSYPECAESFVFEPSLYANPSSHTAEKPHACPDCGKCFTTRSLVVRHQRSHTGEKPYSCSQCGKCYSQSSKLIRHRRSHTGERPFSCPECGKCFVTKSELGTHQRSHTGEKPFSCLECGKCFAQKSKLSRHQRCHSGEKPFSCPECGKSYAMRYDLVVHLRSHSEVRQYSCSECGKCFKEKAHLYTHQKIHTGEKPFSCPECGKRFTELYQLKIHKKTHTGEKPYSCSECRKGFSQKAHLFRHLSMHTGEKPFPCSECGKCFVSKSHLDRHQRTHTGERPYSCPECGKSFAQKCHLTKHQKDHSSEKPYSCSECGQSFSQKLLLDRHYRTHLGEKPYSCPDCGKCFPFKSYVIRHQKSHRTVKVR